A stretch of the Clostridium fungisolvens genome encodes the following:
- a CDS encoding DedA family protein encodes MVEAIVNWAVFVLGKLGYFGVFSLMALESACIPIPSEAILPFGGYLASSAYNGQRLNLLLVIVIGTLGGTFGSVFMYYIAAKGGRPLVEKYAEKLRLSKAHLEMSDRYFEKYGEKIAFFSRLLPIIRTFISLPAGISKMNFKKFVAYTFLGSLIWSILLGYAGFAMGENWTKIRTLLHFVDYIVVAAVIGGIGYVFIKKRRKAVEEN; translated from the coding sequence ATGGTAGAAGCGATAGTAAACTGGGCGGTTTTTGTTTTGGGAAAACTAGGGTACTTTGGTGTATTCTCATTGATGGCCTTAGAAAGTGCATGTATCCCTATTCCAAGTGAAGCAATTTTACCTTTTGGTGGGTACCTAGCATCATCTGCTTATAATGGGCAGAGATTAAATCTTTTGTTGGTTATAGTGATTGGTACTTTAGGTGGAACCTTCGGATCAGTTTTTATGTATTATATAGCAGCTAAAGGAGGAAGACCATTAGTTGAAAAGTATGCTGAAAAATTAAGATTGTCAAAGGCTCATCTTGAAATGAGTGATAGATATTTTGAAAAGTATGGAGAAAAAATAGCTTTTTTCTCAAGATTACTTCCAATTATAAGGACGTTTATATCATTACCAGCAGGAATAAGCAAGATGAATTTTAAAAAGTTTGTTGCGTATACATTCCTAGGATCATTAATTTGGAGCATATTACTTGGATATGCTGGCTTTGCAATGGGAGAAAATTGGACTAAAATCCGTACATTACTTCATTTTGTAGATTATATCGTTGTGGCAGCAGTAATTGGGGGAATAGGTTATGTTTTTATTAAGAAAAGAAGAAAAGCGGTTGAAGAAAATTAA